Proteins encoded by one window of Dioscorea cayenensis subsp. rotundata cultivar TDr96_F1 chromosome 6, TDr96_F1_v2_PseudoChromosome.rev07_lg8_w22 25.fasta, whole genome shotgun sequence:
- the LOC120263029 gene encoding probable NADPH:quinone oxidoreductase 2 — protein sequence MSREKKNREMEIATTSAIPEEEEEDEKKKKKKKAKPRSMIKVIAICGSLRKTSMNRGLIRSAIEICEEGIDGMKIEEVEIHLLPFINPDLEMESEVKFPPAVEAFRRRVHGADAFLFAFPEYNYSLPAPLKNAIDWASRPPNVMAGKTAAMVSAAGGSGGNRSQAHLRQIGVFLDLHFINKPEMFIKAHQPPKKFDSHGNLVDAHIKENLKSLLLSLQSFTLRLHPKLLSSS from the exons AtgtcaagagaaaaaaaaaatagagagatggAGATTGCTACTACTAGTGCTATCccagaggaagaggaagaggatgagaagaagaagaagaagaagaaagccaaACCAAGAAGCATGATTAAAGTAATCGCTATCTGTGGCTCTCTTCGCAAAACATCAATGAATCGAGGCCTCATTCGCTCCG CGATTGAGATTTGTGAAGAAGGAATTGATGGAATGAAGATAGAGGAGGTGGAGATTCATCTTCTACCTTTCATCAATCCGGATCTGGAAATGGAATCAGAGGTGAAGTTTCCTCCGGCGGTGGAGGCCTTTCGCCGGAGAGTTCATGGAGCCGATGCGTTTCTCTTTGCTTTCCCTGAATACAATTATTCACTTCCAG CTCCATTAAAGAATGCAATAGATTGGGCATCAAGACCACCAAATGTGATGGCCGGAAAAACAGCAGCCATGGTCAGCGCCGCTGGCGGCTCCGGCGGGAACCGGTCACAGGCTCACTTACGGCAAATTGGAGTATTCCTGGATCTCCACTTCATTAATAAACCAGAAATGTTCATCAAAGCTCACCAACCTCCAAAAAAGTTTGATTCTCATGGGAACTTGGTTGATGCTCATATAAAGGAAAATCTCAAGTCACTTCTCTTGTCTTTGCAGTCTTTCACTCTTCGTCTGCATCCAAAATTATTGTCTTCTTCATGA